The Tumebacillus amylolyticus DNA segment ACCAACGCGGCGGCCTTCGATCTGGCAGCTGCTTGCTCCGGATTCGTTTACACCTTGGAAACGGCGGCGCAGTTCATCAAAGCAGGCACGATGAAAAACGCGCTCGTCATCGGCTCCGAAGTCTACTCGCGCTTCCTCGATTGGGAAGACCGCGCAACCTGTGTCCTGTTCGGTGACGGAGCTGCGGCTGCATTCCTCGAAGCGGACACCGTCGATCACTTCCTTGGCAGTGTACTTCGTTCGGACGGATCGGGCGAAACTCTGCTTCATATGCCGGGCGGCGGCACCGCAATGCCGGCCTCGCCCGAAACCATCGAGAACCGCCAGCACTTTTTGAAAATGAAAGGCTTGGAGTTGTTCCAGCAAGTCGTACCGATGGTCTGCGATGCACTCCTCGACACGACGGAGAAAGCGGGTGTGGATCTCAGCGACGTGGCCCTGATCGTGCCGCATCAAGCGAACGTCCACATCATCGAAGCGGTCTCGGATGCACTGGGCATCCCGATGGACAAGTTCATGATCAATATCGAAAAATACGGCAACACCTCTGCCGCATCGGTACCGTTGGCGCTGATCGATGCTTCCGAGCAAAACCGTCTGCAACCGGGCGACCTGGTCCTGATGGTCGGGTTCGGCGCAGGTTTGACCGTTGCTGCCTCTCTGATTCGCTGGTCTCCCGCGTTCGTCGCGTGAAGATCGGAATCGACATCACCCACCTCGATGACTTTGAGCAGTTTGACGAAGCCTCGGTTGATCTGGTGTTCACCCGGGCGGAATGGGCGGACGTCGACGGCGATCCGAACCATCTCGCCCGCAAGGCGGGTCGATTCGCGGCGAAGGAAGCTGTTCTGAAAGTTCTCGGGTGCGGGCTGGGGGATATCTCCCTCGTAGACATTGAAATTCTCAGCGCTGAAAACGGTGAGCCTCGTGTCCGACTCAGCGGTCGAGCCTTGGAATGGTTTCAAACCCTTTCCCTCGACCAACTAGAATTGTCAATTTCGCATCATCGAGAGTACGCGGTGGCGGTTGCCGTTGCCACCCCGAAATGAAAGGAGTGAGTTCCATGCCGAAAAGACTCGAAGGAATCGTCTTTGAAAACTCCCGCGGTCAAGAACTGGTCGGGGTCATGCATCATGGACAGGGCGAAGGCCCGCACCCGTGCCTGATCGTCTGCCACGGATTTGCAGGAACCAAAGTTGGAGGAAGCCGCCGCTTTGTCGAGTTTGGCCGCTACGCAGCGGAGCGCAACGTGTCGATTTTCCGCTTTGACTTCGCCGGTTCCGGTGACAGCGAGGGCGACCTGATCGATCTGACCTTGGATCGTGAGTTGGATGACCTCGAAGCTGCCGTCCGCGCCATCTCCGCTCTTCCGAGCGTCGATTCCTCCCGCGTCGGAGTCGTTGGACACTGCATGGGCGCTGTAACAGCCCTTCGTGCCGCGTCCCGCAACCCGGAAATCTGGCGCACGATCGCGTGGGCGCCGTTCACCGATCTGTCGGACACGATGCGCCGCCTGATCGGGGAAGATGCGATGAGCGTGTTGGAAGAGGGCGACGAAGCGGATTTCCTCTACCAAGACCAACTGTTCACCGCAGGTCCGAAGATCTTGGATTACGCGACCGACCTCGACATGGTCCAAGAAGTTTCCCGCATCACGCATCCGCTCTTGATCATCCACGGCACCGAGGACGCAACCGTACCGCTGTCCGCTGTGGAAGAGTTGATGACAAAAATCGCAGATACCCCGGGCCTCAAACGTCTGGACGTGATCGAAGGCGGACACCACTCCTTCCCGTATCACCAACAGGAACTGTTTGAACTCACCCTCAACTTTGTGCAAGAAAAAATTGCTGCCGGAATGGAGAGATAACGATGCCTGATTTCGATACGTTTGCTGCGGCTGTTGCCGAGCGCTTGAACCTCGATGCTGAAAAAATCCAACCGCAAGCCCTGTGGGTGGGCGATGTCGGTGTAAGTTCCGTTGACATCGTAAAAGTCGTCATGCTCATCCGCCAAAAGTTTGGGGTCAAAATTCCGACCACCGCAGCGGGCAAGATCAAAACCGTTGATGACGCGTACCAACTGCTGCAAGGGGCGTCCGCATGAGTCAGGTGATCACAGTCGAACAGTCGCGGCTGGTCGAACAGATCCAAGCTCTGCCGGAGCAGACGTACAAACTGGTTGCGTTCGACATGGACGGGACGTTGCTCAACGCAGAGCATGCCCTCTCCGAGCGCACCATCAAAGCTGTACAGGCGGCGGCGGAGCAAGGCTTGCATGTTCTGCTGGCAACAGGTCGGATGGCGAGTGCCGTTCGCACGCATCTGGACCTGTTGAAAACACCCGGCCTCGTCGTTTCCCACAACGGGGCGGTCGTCAAAGACCTGCACACCCAAGAGATCTGGCACAGCCAGTCCATCGCGCAAAACGTGGTGGATCACGTGTTGACCTTGGTTGAAAAAGTGGAGGTCACCGCGTTGCACTTCAACTATGACGAAGAGATTCTGCTCGTTCACCCGAACCCGCACAGCGATGATTTCGCTCGCGACCTCGGCGTCGAGCTGACATATGTCACGTCGCTTCGGGAGCGCAACGAAGGTCCGACCAGTATCTTGTTCATGGATCGCAAGTCGGTCTGTGACGAACTGCTCGCAAGTCTCCAAGAGGCTTGCCCGGATGGGTTCGATTACGTCTTGATCCCTTGGAACGAAGAGCGTTGGCAGTTCCAACTCTTGCCGACGCAGACCTCGAAGGGTCACGGCGTACTGCGTGTCGCAGAAAAACTCGGCATCTCGCCCGCTGAGATCATCTCGTTCGGGGATTCCTACAACGATTTGGAAATGATCTCGGAGACCGGTCTTGGGATCGCGATGGGCAACGCGGTCCCTGAATTAAAGCATGTGGCACGCTTGATCACGCTGTCCCACGAACAGGACGGTGTGGCGGTCGCTCTGGAAGCGTTGCTGGAGAGGGGACGCCGATGACGGCCCTCCGTTATGTCGTGATGTTCCCCGGTCAAGGCTCTCAGTACGTCGGAATGGGGCAGGAGATTGCTGATCATTCTCCCGCCGCCGACCATCTGTACGAAGTCGCCGAGAAATTCAGCGGCATGCCGATTCGCTCCATTTCCTCCGAAGGGCCGGAAGATCTGCTACAAGAGACCGCCAACACGCAACCGTGTCTGCTGGTCGCCTCGATTGCATGTTTCGAAGCGTTGCGCGAGGAGTTCCCCACGCCGCCGACGTACGTCCTCGGACACAGTGCCGGTGAGTTTGCCGCACTCGTGGCTGCAGGAGCACTCTCCTTTGAAGATGCCGTGCTGCTCATCCAGAAGCGCGGGCAATTGATGGGGGAGATGGCCAACGGCGGAATGGCCGCTCTGAAAAACGTAACGCTTGAAACGGCGCAACGCATTTGCAAGGAAGCAGTGGTTCCCGGTGGCGCTCTCGTCACTGCGAACCTCAACTCACCGAATCAGATCGTCATCTCCGGTGACGAGGATTCGATAGAAGAAGCGGTGATGTATTGTCTCGAACGAGATATCGAAGTTGTGCCGCTGGCCGTCTCGGGTGCGTTTCACTCCCCGCTGATGCAGCCGGCCGCCGAGGAGTTCGCCGAAAACCTGTCCCGTGCGACCTTCTCGTCGACTACAATTCCGGTTATCTCCAACGTGACGGCAGAACCGACCACCGATGGAGACGCTTGGCCGGAGTTGCTCGCCAAGCAGATGGTCTCCCCGGTGCTGTTTGAACCGTCCATTCGTGGGCTTGGTGAGGCTGGCATCACCACGTTTGTTGAAGTGGGCCCCAAAAATGTGTTATCCCGTCTGATCCGTCGCATTCTGCCGGAAGCACAAACCCTGCATGTGCAAGACCTTGCAAGCCTGCACGAAACGGTCGCTCGTTTGCAAGCCCTGGCTGAAAGCAGCAAAACCCGAGAGGAGATTTCCAATGCCATTTCTTTCCGTTGATACGTGGTCCGGTCTGTCGGTCGAAACGAAAAAAGCGTTTCTCTACCAAGCAACCCGCCGCACGTCCGAACTTCTGAACATCCCGCCGGACAAAATCCAAGTTCTGATCCGCGAGTCCGCTTCGGAAAACTGGTCGAAAGCGGGCGCACACGTGACCGATTCCGACTTCGCCGCGAAGACCCGCCTCACCGACTGGAACACGTCCTACGACGACGGTCAATCGCCGATCTCGAACATGACGGTCATCACGATCGACGTCTGGAACTTCTACAACCAAGAACAAAAAGACGCATGGGTTCGCGAACTGACCATCCTGTCCGGCGAACTGCTCGGCACTCCGGCTGACAGCGTGCTGATCTTGATCCGCGACATGGTACCGGGCAACTGGGGCCAAACCGGCGTCACCGGCGCTTCGTCGAACTTCCTGACCGATTCGCGCCGCCTGAACGTAGATTTTTCCGTAAAGTCATAATTCCATACTTTTTTGTAACCGAATTTACATTATTCTAGAATAGGGAGAGATTACAATAATGAATATCGACACCAAACAACTGATCGTCGTCAACCACTTTGAAGTGGCAGCCAACACCCAGGAGCAAGTAGAGCGCCTGTTCACGGAAAGCGCGGCGCGCAAAAGCCTGAAACACGCTGTGCTCTACAAAGGTCTCGATGACAACAAGTACGTGCTGCTCTACGAAGTTGCTGACTTTGCCGAACTGCAAGCCAAGCTGGAGTGCGAAGCGTATCGTGAGTTTGTTGCCGAACTGACCCCGCACCTCGCGTCCGACTTCCACCAAGAGATCGCAGGTCTCGTTGAAGCGGTTCGCGACCGTGAAACGCTGGTTCCGACCACGCCGTTCATGCAACTTCGTCACATCGAAGTACCGCTCTCCGGGATCGAACCGTACCTCGACTGGCGCCGTCGCCGCATCTTCGAATACGTCAAGAAAAACGACCTCGTCGGTTCCTTCTTGGCCTTCCACAGCGTCGTTTCGACTACGCCGGGCGTTCTGTTCGTCGTCGAGTTCTCCCACGATCCGGTCGAATACCGCAACAGCTTCTTGACCCCGGAATACCAAGTCATCATCAAAGAAGCAGGTCACGACCACATCAAGGGCGGTCTGAACACGGTTGAATACCAACTG contains these protein-coding regions:
- the acpS gene encoding holo-ACP synthase, with the protein product MKIGIDITHLDDFEQFDEASVDLVFTRAEWADVDGDPNHLARKAGRFAAKEAVLKVLGCGLGDISLVDIEILSAENGEPRVRLSGRALEWFQTLSLDQLELSISHHREYAVAVAVATPK
- a CDS encoding alpha/beta hydrolase, translating into MPKRLEGIVFENSRGQELVGVMHHGQGEGPHPCLIVCHGFAGTKVGGSRRFVEFGRYAAERNVSIFRFDFAGSGDSEGDLIDLTLDRELDDLEAAVRAISALPSVDSSRVGVVGHCMGAVTALRAASRNPEIWRTIAWAPFTDLSDTMRRLIGEDAMSVLEEGDEADFLYQDQLFTAGPKILDYATDLDMVQEVSRITHPLLIIHGTEDATVPLSAVEELMTKIADTPGLKRLDVIEGGHHSFPYHQQELFELTLNFVQEKIAAGMER
- a CDS encoding acyl carrier protein — protein: MPDFDTFAAAVAERLNLDAEKIQPQALWVGDVGVSSVDIVKVVMLIRQKFGVKIPTTAAGKIKTVDDAYQLLQGASA
- a CDS encoding Cof-type HAD-IIB family hydrolase, which codes for MSQVITVEQSRLVEQIQALPEQTYKLVAFDMDGTLLNAEHALSERTIKAVQAAAEQGLHVLLATGRMASAVRTHLDLLKTPGLVVSHNGAVVKDLHTQEIWHSQSIAQNVVDHVLTLVEKVEVTALHFNYDEEILLVHPNPHSDDFARDLGVELTYVTSLRERNEGPTSILFMDRKSVCDELLASLQEACPDGFDYVLIPWNEERWQFQLLPTQTSKGHGVLRVAEKLGISPAEIISFGDSYNDLEMISETGLGIAMGNAVPELKHVARLITLSHEQDGVAVALEALLERGRR
- the fabD gene encoding ACP S-malonyltransferase, whose protein sequence is MTALRYVVMFPGQGSQYVGMGQEIADHSPAADHLYEVAEKFSGMPIRSISSEGPEDLLQETANTQPCLLVASIACFEALREEFPTPPTYVLGHSAGEFAALVAAGALSFEDAVLLIQKRGQLMGEMANGGMAALKNVTLETAQRICKEAVVPGGALVTANLNSPNQIVISGDEDSIEEAVMYCLERDIEVVPLAVSGAFHSPLMQPAAEEFAENLSRATFSSTTIPVISNVTAEPTTDGDAWPELLAKQMVSPVLFEPSIRGLGEAGITTFVEVGPKNVLSRLIRRILPEAQTLHVQDLASLHETVARLQALAESSKTREEISNAISFR
- a CDS encoding beta-ketoacyl-ACP synthase III; the protein is MGVILTALGRYLPEKIMTNRDLEQIVDTSDEWIRSRTGIQERRIAAPEESTSVLAIKAAQETIRKRGIDPAEIDLVLVATMMADSPFPSTACKVQHAIGATNAAAFDLAAACSGFVYTLETAAQFIKAGTMKNALVIGSEVYSRFLDWEDRATCVLFGDGAAAAFLEADTVDHFLGSVLRSDGSGETLLHMPGGGTAMPASPETIENRQHFLKMKGLELFQQVVPMVCDALLDTTEKAGVDLSDVALIVPHQANVHIIEAVSDALGIPMDKFMINIEKYGNTSAASVPLALIDASEQNRLQPGDLVLMVGFGAGLTVAASLIRWSPAFVA
- a CDS encoding tautomerase family protein, translating into MPFLSVDTWSGLSVETKKAFLYQATRRTSELLNIPPDKIQVLIRESASENWSKAGAHVTDSDFAAKTRLTDWNTSYDDGQSPISNMTVITIDVWNFYNQEQKDAWVRELTILSGELLGTPADSVLILIRDMVPGNWGQTGVTGASSNFLTDSRRLNVDFSVKS